Proteins encoded within one genomic window of Lampris incognitus isolate fLamInc1 chromosome 1, fLamInc1.hap2, whole genome shotgun sequence:
- the rack1 gene encoding guanine nucleotide-binding protein subunit beta-2-like 1: protein MTEQMTVRGTLKGHNGWVTQIATTPQFPDMILSASRDKSIIMWKLTRDETNYGIPQRALKGHSHFVSDVVISSDGQFALSGSWDGTLRLWDLTTGTTTRRFVGHTKDVLSVAFSADNRQIVSGSRDKTIKLWNTLGVCKYTIQDESHSEWVSCVRFSPNSSNPIIVSCGWDKMVKVWNLANCKLKTNHIGHTGYLNTVTVSPDGSLCASGGKDGQAMLWDLNEGKHLYTLDSGDNINALCFSPNRYWLCAATGPSIKIWDLEGKIIVDELRQEVISTNSKAEPPQCTSLAWSADGQTLFAGYTDNLIRVWQVTIGTR, encoded by the exons ATGACCGAGCAGATGACAGTAAGGGGGACCCTGAAGGGGCACAATGGTTGGGTCACCCAAATTGCCACAACTCCACAGTTTCCAGATATGATTCTGTCTGCGTCCCGAG ACAAGTCTATCATTATGTGGAAGCTGACCCGCGATGAGACCAACTACGGCATCCCCCAGCGTGCGTTGAAGGGTCACTCTCACTTTGTCAGTGATGTTGTCATCTCCTCTGATGGACAGTTTGCCCTCTCCGGGTCTTGGGATGGGACCCTCCGCTTGTGGGATCTTACAAC TGGCACCACCACCCGCCGTTTTGTTGGCCATACCAAGGATGTGCTGAGTGTGGCCTTCTCTGCTGATAACCGCCAGATTGTGTCTGGCTCCCGGGACAAGACCATCAAGCTGTGGAATACCCTGGGTGTTTGCAAATACACCATCCAG GATGAGAGCCACTCTGAGTGGGTGTCCTGCGTCCGCTTCTCCCCCAACAGCAGCAACCCTATTATTGTCTCCTGTGGCTGGGACAAGATGGTCAAG GTGTGGAACTTAGCAAACTGCAAGCTGAAGACCAACCACATTGGCCACACTGGCTACCTGAACACAGTGACTGTGTCTCCCGATGGCTCCCTGTGTGCATCTGGTGGAAAG GACGGTCAGGCCATGCTGTGGGACCTGAATGAGGGCAAGCACCTGTACACCTTGGACAGTGGCGATAACATCAACGCTCTTTGCTTCAGTCCCAACCGTTATTGGCTGTGCGCTGCCACTGGTCCCAGCATCAAGATTTGG GATCTGGAGGGCAAGATCATTGTGGatgaactgagacaggaagtgatCAGCACCAATAGCAAGGCTGAACCCCCACAATGTACTTCCTTGGCCTGGTCTGCTGATGGACAG